One genomic region from Siniperca chuatsi isolate FFG_IHB_CAS linkage group LG18, ASM2008510v1, whole genome shotgun sequence encodes:
- the parm1 gene encoding mucin-13 isoform X3, whose protein sequence is MRVSLQTLITCLLWCCAVTAQTVDQSATPTLFSSASSTTKPTSFSQIPPLNSGNRSTTVSSVNSSTTQPAMSSAIVTNINPTSMAPSIAQSTNNIAKDTTEKEALPMSSSSSSSSPSSTSITTQTQDSSTNITSTTPSTTKTKSTPTSTSITTPSTIPSTTQTNSTTTSTTNPSTIPSTSQTNSTRITSPSTSQTNSTTTSTTNPSTIPSTSQTNSTRITSPSTSQTNSTSITNPSTNPSTTQTNTTITSPSTSQTNSTTTTTTSITNPSTIPSTTQTNNTTTATQPNSATTSATQSTTQVQEGHMSRTQSSDVHPTVLFWTTNTGLWETSAIPCMTLEF, encoded by the exons ATGAGGGTCAGCCTGCAAACTCTGATAACAT GTCTACTGTGGTGCTGTGCAGTAACAGCACAGACGGTAGATCAATCTGCCACACCAACATTATTTTCATCAGCTTCCTCAACAACAAAACCAACCTCTTTCTCGCAAATACCTCCACTGAATTCTGGGAACAGGTCAACCACCGTCAGCTCTGTGAATTCATCAACTACCCAACCTGCCATGTCATCTGCTATTGTCACCAATATAAATCCCACCAGTATGGCTCCGTCTATAGCTCAATCTACCAACAATATAGCTAAGGACACGACAGAAAAAGAAGCCTTACCtatgtcctcttcctcttcttcctcatcccCGTCGTCCACATCTATCACAACTCAGACCCAGGACTCTAGCACCAACATCACCAGCACCACTCCCAGCActacaaaaaccaaaagcacCCCAACCAGCACCAGCATCACCACCCCCAGCACCATCCCCAGcactacacaaacaaacagcaccaccaccagcaccaccaacCCCAGCACCATCCCCAGCACTTCACAAACCAACAGCACCAGAATCACCAGCCCCAGCACTTCACAAACCAAcagcaccaccaccagcaccaccaacCCCAGCACCATCCCCAGCACTTCACAAACCAACAGCACCAGAATCACCAGCCCCAGCACTTCACAAACCAACAGCACCAGCATCACCAACCCCAGCACCAACCCAAGCACTACACAAACCAACACCACCATCACCAGCCCCAGTACTTCACAAACCaacagcaccaccaccaccaccaccagcatcaCCAACCCCAGCACCATCCCCAGCACTACACAAaccaacaacaccaccaccgccacccaGCCCAACAGCGCCACCACCAGTGCCACACAATCCACCACACAGGTACAAGAGGGACATATGTCCAGGACTCAGAGCTCAG